A genomic stretch from Scheffersomyces stipitis CBS 6054 chromosome 6, complete sequence includes:
- a CDS encoding predicted protein codes for MIFLSILCSLLTTVVPFVLTIKCFDPVIASQIPYTSYQFLLNYWIYFVILQFVNINFVTTHGQFYFDIISQTLKLWFLYGSSNNLALFNRFIVTRVTSSRDFNGLYHLEANYINPLLSKYVTSQIRTDSRGKRMGQLQYYLIRLGQKYANDTNVDDMSFILLERILSSARMLVVSLFAPQISPNIKTSPRRNEMVQHYQRHRSSSGGSKSLGTSTRTAPSVYNVGSSPRSISGGGSYHEATVLELNRHGDAIGQNYTNAQSMPYPVGTGSNSILNDNLANVPLSKFMNKPRSVSERIDAAASKYFGIKPRSSSAGESDTVQRGFGPSAGFRVNPNSINSIRSSYQMEQQRENDIPPLVTVSSPSSGRTTPARQLLN; via the coding sequence ATGATTTTTCTATCTATACTATGCTCGCTTCTAACTACAGTCGTACCGTTTGTGTTAACCATTAAATGCTTTGATCCGGTGATTGCCAGCCAGATTCCATACACATCCTACCAGTTTCTACTCAACTATTGGATCTATTTTGTTATACTTCAGTTCGTCAACATCAACTTTGTAACCACCCATGGGCAATTCTACTTTGACATCATTTCACAGACGCTCAAGCTCTGGTTTTTGTACGGTAGTCTGAACAATTTGGCTCTATTCAACCGGTTTATTGTCACCAGAGTCACTTCTTCCAGAGACTTCAATGGCCTCTACCATCTTGAAGCCAACTACATTAACCCATTGTTGAGTAAATACGTAACTTCCCAGATCCGTACTGATTCTAGAGGCAAGAGAATGGGGCAACTACAATACTATCTTATCAGATTGGGCCAGAAATATGCCAATGACACCAATGTCGACGATATGCTGTTTATTCTTTTAGAACGTATACTATCTCTGGCCCGAATGCTAGTGGTTTCGCTATTTGCTCCCCAGATTCTGCCAAATATCAAGACTTCTCctagaagaaatgaaatggTCCAGCACTATCAACGTCATAGGTCATCGAGTGGAGGGTCCAAGAGCCTTGGTACCAGCACCAGAACAGCGCCACTGGTGTACAATGTCGGGTCATCTCCACGTAGCATTTCTGGCGGAGGTCTGTACCATGAAGCTACAGTACTAGAGCTCAATAGGCATGGTGATGCTATTGGACAAAACTATACAAATGCTCAATCTATGCCGTACCCAGTGGGGACGGGATCCAATTCGATTCTCAATGATAATCTTGCAAATGTTCCATTGAGCAAGTTCATGAACAAACCTCGTAGTGTATCTGAACGAATCGATGCAGCGGCTTCCAAGTATTTTGGCATCAAGCCTAGGTCCAGTTCTGCGGGAGAATCGGATACAGTACAAAGAGGTTTTGGTCCACTGGCTGGTTTTAGAGTGAATCCCAATTCAATCAATTCCATCAGGCTGCTGTACCAAATGGAACAGCAGAGAGAGAACGACATACCCCCATTAGTTACGGTGTCCTCACCTTCTTCGGGTAGAACAACTCCTGCAAGACAGCTACTAAACTAA
- a CDS encoding predicted protein — protein sequence MLPPITVAGKLSDKDTPLPSPDLIQTPHLHFNSTYVTSSSASNTPPSGATIANCTCSTASQNPQPHPTVIDTAILENTPRTTILVNHSGTSSEKSNLGQTQYFPSVTPPTISANPEITTVDDDANQSSSLSKDERLDEIKKQCSQLISELDANPNPEEIVRKHIIMLNKYNELKDIALGLVTMIADQRHIRTTDILEEVKVEHNPE from the coding sequence ATGCTACCACCTATCACAGTAGCTGGGAAATTGTCTGACAAAGACACTCCGCTTCCTTCACCAGATCTCATCCAGACTCCCCATCTACATTTCAACTCCACATATGTGACCTCCTCTTCCGCCTCCAATACTCCCCCATCGGGTGCAACCATAGCCAACTGCACCTGTCTGACGGCATCCCAGAACCCACAGCCCCATCCAACCGTCATTGATACTGCGATATTGGAGAATACGCCCAGAACTACAATTCTCGTCAACCATTCAGGTACTTcgtctgaaaaatcaaaccTTGGGCAAACTCAATACTTCCCCAGCGTGACACCACCAACAATCAGCGCAAATCCAGAAATAACCACAGTCGATGACGACGCCAATCAAAGTAGTCTGCTCCTGAAAGACGAACGACTAGATGAGATCAAGAAGCAGTGTTCTCAGCTCATCAGCGAGTTAGATGCGAACCCCAACCCCGAGGAAATCGTCAGAAAGCATATAATAATGTTGAACAAATACAATGAGTTGAAGGATATCGCATTGGGATTGGTGACTATGATTGCGGATCAGAGACACATCCGCACCACCGatatcttggaagaagtaaaAGTCGAACACAATCCAGAGTAA
- a CDS encoding predicted protein (go_function protein kinase activity; ATP binding~go_process protein amino acid phosphorylation): MRKLLFLLSLCMMAYVVLVAASPRLEKVTTRYLPDSLLQNDAAPQTTEPPSKRTTDSSILPLDVRSLKDFKLTDLLLISDVDGNLHAVERKEGALIWTLPSDEPLVKIQSNSSTEDSQSNILWFVEPYQDGSLYYFTPKFGLNKLPTSIRQLVMESPFSLSGDDKIYTGSRKTALYTVNIFTGEIVSSFGNEEKCPVANTHYKIDNLYSRSDTINIGRTTYELTIHSKLNTNVVWNVSYSQWGPNNIDNDLIMQNSESIDKLYFTPFYNKSILAINKDISAPKWLTNLPSFAVSVFDVFSNLKNSDCVLLPHPSKIFNQPQLDDDNDNNSDLVFIDRTSNRKEWFAMSFNNYPSLIKTAPISNYQLYLLKLQADFQDLNVNVDYLKNFQLSTSPPEEVKTLISGIHRAFQLSADTLYQPSSRFEKSDDIKRIGQNEQTERTEQDERTEQDDQNDNSLKTDLEEIKPNIAEGVNFAHETSRSEVLYLPPSNNEVESYRPYKDPETSHEIINNLEPNSTTAIIRRILEDLVVLLVLFVLVMTFGKSNKFVQGFFNNGSLVGPVSIEKDAVFDNDVVLDSNFSVSNDKEKVSITEKDKSSQVVELANQDNKDAKDSNEVFKKVKIVVPNESLEKANDDPSKLEENVDDDEEGNGDEITTKKKRKRGSRGGKRGGRRVNKSKENAGDDQEINDESPEEEFISIATKSLVKTITTPVKIPSKKLQIENNLVISDKILGYGSHGTIVYQGTFENRPVAVKRMLLDFYDVANHEVRLLQESDDHPNVIRYFCSQSSESEKFLYIALELCLCSLEDIIEKPKKSPQLSIPKVNDVLYQLASGLHYLHSLKIVHRDLKPQNILVADIKKTSSSKATTKPSEEENNVRLLISDFGLCKKLDSDQSSFRATTQHAASGTSGWRAPELLLHHDLLEISPDTISSVGSGSRHSFTESWSTVTNSSSVQASGGKRLTKAIDIFSLGCVYYYILSGGMHPFGDRYLREGNIIKGEYDISLLKQCCPNDKYEATDLIASMIHANPSKRRSTSKILIHPLFWSSKKRLEFLLKVSDRFEVERRDPPSDLLLKLEDRANAVHGGNWHKQFDDEFMDNLGKYRKYHKEKLMDLLRAIRNKYHHFNDMPETLQAQMSPLPGGFYKYFNNKFPNLLMQIYFLIEENLAEEHAFKDFY, encoded by the coding sequence ATGAGGAAGCTTCTATTTCTATTGAGCCTCTGTATGATGGCGTACGTTGTGCTCGTAGCTGCACTGCCGCGACTAGAGAAGGTCACCACCAGATATCTACCTGATAGCCTACTTCAAAATGATGCTGCTCCTCAGACTACAGAACCTCCTTCCAAAAGAACAACAGACTCGTCCATACTACCCTTGGACGTGAGATCACTAAAAGACTTTAAATTAACAGACTTACTCTTGATCTCAGACGTCGACGGTAACTTGCACGCTGTAGAACGTAAGGAAGGAGCTCTTATCTGGACACTTCCCAGCGACGAACCTCTAGTGAAAATCCAGTCCAATAGCTCAACAGAAGATAGCCAGTCCAATATCCTATGGTTTGTCGAGCCATACCAGGATGGATCTCTCTATTATTTCACACCCAAATTTGGGCTCAACAAACTTCCTACTAGCATCAGACAGTTGGTGATGGAGTCTCCTTTCTCCCTCAGTGGAGACGACAAAATCTACACCGGAAGCAGGAAAACTGCCCTCTATACTGTCAACATCTTCACAGGTGAGATTGTCTCATCGTTCGGAAATGAGGAGAAATGCCCGGTTGCCAATACCCACTACAAGATAGACAACTTGTATCTGCGTCTGGATACCATCAACATAGGGAGAACGACCTACGAGTTGACCATCCACTCCAAGTTGAATACCAATGTAGTTTGGAACGTGTCCTATTCTCAATGGGGACCCAACAATATAgacaacgacttgatcatGCAAAACTCAGAGAGCATAGATAAACTCTACTTTACCCCTTTCTACAACAAGTCTATATTGGCTATCAACAAGGATATAAGTGCACCCAAATGGTTGACGAACTTACCTTCTTTTGCTGTCAGTGTGTTTGATGTCTTCAGCAATCTCAAGAACTCGGACTGTGTTCTTTTGCCTCACCCATCGAAGATCTTCAACCAGCCACAACTCGATGATGACAACGACAACAATTCCGACCTTGTCTTCATCGACAGAACATCCAACAGAAAGGAGTGGTTTGCAATGAGTTTTAATAATTATCCTTCATTAATCAAAACGGCTCCAATTTCCAATTACCAGTTGTATTTGCTTAAGCTTCAGGCTGACTTCCAAGACTTGAATGTGAATGttgactacttgaagaattttcaattatCTACGAGTCCACCAGAGGAAGTGAAAACTTTGATTAGTGGCATACATAGAGCTTTTCAATTGTCTGCCGACACCTTGTACCAGCCTTCTTCTAGATTTGAAAAGAGTGATGACATCAAACGTATTGGACAAAACGAGCAAACAGAACGCACAGAACAAGACGAGCGGACAGAGCAAGACGATCAGAATgacaattctttgaaaacAGATTTAGAAGAGATAAAGCCCAATATCGCAGAGGGAGTTAATTTCGCTCATGAAACTTCACGTTCAGAAGTCTTGTATCTACCACCATCAAACAATGAGGTGGAAAGTTACAGGCCCTACAAAGACCCTGAAACCAGCCATGAAATAATCAATAATTTGGAACCAAATTCCACTACTGCTATCATTCGTAGaatcttggaagacttggtTGTTTTGTTGGTTCTCTTTGTTTTAGTAATGACTTTTGGAAAGTCCAACAAGTTTGTGCAAGGctttttcaacaatggaaGCTTGGTGGGCCCAGTCTCAATTGAGAAAGACGCGGTGTTCGATAATGACGTTGTTCTTGATTCGAACTTTTCAGTTTCGAAcgacaaagaaaaagtgTCTATTACAGAGAAAGACAAGAGTTCACAAGTTGTTGAGCTTGCAAATCAGGACAACAAAGATGCGAAAGATTCTAATGAGGTAttcaagaaagtcaagATTGTTGTTCCTAACGAATCATTAGAGAAAGCAAACGACGATCCCAGTAAattagaagaaaatgttgatgacgatgaagaaggcaacGGCGACGAAATTACAACTAAGAAGAAGCGCAAGAGAGGCAGTAGAGGTGGTAAAAGGGGTGGTCGTAGAGTTAATAAGAGCAAGGAAAATGCTGGTGATGAccaagaaatcaacgaCGAAAGtcctgaagaagagttcaTCTCCATTGCTACCAAGAGCTTGGTAAAAACTATCACTACTCCAGTGAAGATTCCTTCCAAGAAATTACAAATCGAAAATAACCTTGTGATATCTGACAAGATTCTTGGTTATGGGTCCCATGGAACCATTGTATACCAGGGCACGTTTGAGAACAGGCCCGTTGCAGTTAAGCGTATGCTTTTGGATTTCTACGATGTAGCTAACCATGAAGTTCGCTTATTGCAGGAAAGTGACGACCATCCCAATGTCATCAGATATTTCTGTTCTCAATCAAGCGAGTCCGAAAAGTTTTTATATATTGCTTTGGAACTATGTCTCTGCTCGTTGGAAGATATTATTGAAAAGCCCAAGAAGTCTCCTCAACTCAGCATTCCTAAAGTTAATGACGTCTTGTATCAATTGGCCAGTGGTTTACACTATTTGCATTCATTGAAAATCGTTCATCGTGATTTGAAGCCTCAGAACATATTAGTTGCAGATATCAAAAAAACATCGTCTTCAAAAGCAACGACAAAGCCTTCCGAAGAGGAAAACAATGTGAGATTGCTTATCTCTGACTTTGGCTTATGTAAGAAGCTAGACTCTGACCAATCTTCGTTCAGAGCAACTACACAACATGCTGCTCTGGGAACTTCTGGATGGAGAGCACCAGAATTATTGTTGCATCACGATTTACTCGAAATATCCCCAGACACCATATCCTCTGTTGGGTCTGGATCTCGTCACTCATTTACAGAGTCGTGGTCGACTGTTAcgaactcttcttcagtacAAGCTTCAGGTGGAAAGAGATTGACCAAGGCAATTGACATTTTCTCCTTGGGATGTGTTTACTACTACATTTTGTCTGGAGGAATGCATCCTTTTGGTGACAGATATTTGCGTGAAGGTAATATCATCAAGGGTGAGTACGACATTTCCTTGTTAAAACAGTGCTGCCCCAATGACAAGTATGAAGCCACCGATCTTATTGCCAGCATGATCCATGCGAACCCAAGTAAAAGACGAAGCACATCTAAGATCTTAATTCATCCATTATTCTGGTCTTCTAAAAAGCGTTTGGAATTCTTATTAAAGGTCAGCGATAGATTCGAAGTGGAAAGAAGGGATCCTCCTAGTGACTTATTATTGAAACTTGAGGACCGTGCCAATGCTGTCCATGGAGGAAACTGGCATAAGCAATTCGATGATGAATTCATGGACAACTTGGGTAAATACAGAAAGTACCACAAAGAGAAACTAATGGATTTGCTAAGAGCTATTCGTAATAAGTACCATCACTTTAACGACATGCCTGAAACATTACAAGCACAAATGAGCCCGCTTCCAGGTGGGTTCTAcaagtacttcaacaacaagttccCTAACTTGCTTATGCAGATatacttcttgattgaGGAGAATCTCGCAGAAGAACATGCATTTAAGGATTTTTACTAG
- a CDS encoding predicted protein, with product MENIENVKLFVKSLDNSVDQLEDALKPVLKKSLAELVAENSTTPFERIKLYNNSAYTLISVIYSYLKTAGVDTDKHPISQELTRIRAYMKRAKELESSTMSKEQEQKNAEAKAKDFLQKTLANMTSPAISASNFQGKHTKFKE from the exons atggaaaacatAGAGAACGTCAAGCTTTTCGTCAAGTCACTCGACAACAGTGTGgaccaacttgaagacgCTCTAAAGCCagtcttgaaaaagtcTCTTGCCGAGTTGGTAGCCGAAAATTCCACTACTCCATTTGAAAGAATAAAACTCTACAACAACTCTGCATACACACTCATCTCAGTTATATACTCCTATCTCAAAACTGCAGGGGTTGACACCGATAAGCATCCGATTTCCCAGGAATTGACTCGTATAAGAGCATACATGAAACGAGCCAAGGAGCTAGAGTCTTCCACTATGTCCAAGgaacaagaacagaaaaatGCAGAAGCAAAGGCTAAAGACTTCTTGCAGAAGACGTTGG CTAACATGACTTCTCCAGCTATAAGTGCAAGTAATTTCCAAGGCAAGCATACGAAGttcaaagaa
- a CDS encoding predicted protein, translated as MVVRKNREILTGGKKYAQKAAKKHRVEEVVFDKDSRVEYLTGFHKRKVQRQKKAQEYIKEQERLSRIEERKQIRAERKKDMEKQLEDFNSTVKKITSYVESDDDDWSGFNDKTADNDKNDDGINEEEDDDVDDDGEEDNDGEERSKPPAPKPKGILHHTEVYKLDETTELLPESSAIIDDETTVTVDSLDNPAIVSAQQASVEALARMHNVDLGKSEKVLENSIKKAKTHAIMVGVAKPSVGDRIKQKKKKFRYLSKAERRENTRKERSKGYSRGKAKK; from the coding sequence ATGGTTGTCAGAAAGAACAGGGAGATTTTGACTGGAGGGAAAAAGTATGCCCAGAAGGCTGCTAAAAAACacagagttgaagaagtggtATTCGACAAAGACTCCAGAGTTGAATATTTGACTGGGTTCCACAAGAGAAAGGTTCAGAGGCAGAAGAAGGCTCAAGAGTACatcaaagaacaagaaagattgtccagaattgaagaaagaaagcaaaTCAGAGCCGAACGTAAGAAAGATATGGAAaagcaacttgaagacttcaacaGCACAGTGAAAAAGATAACATCCTATGTGGAGAGCGATGACGACGACTGGTCAGGTTTCAATGACAAAACTGCTGATAACGACAAAAACGATGATGGAattaatgaagaagaagatgatgatgttgatgacgatggtgaagaagataatgatggagaagaaagaagcaagcCTCCTGCTCCCAAACCAAAGGGAATCTTGCATCATACAGAAGTGTACAAACTAGACGAAACGACGGAATTGTTGCCTGAAAGCAGTGCTATAATAGACGATGAAACCACAGTAACTGTGGACTCGTTGGACAACCCAGCTATAGTGAGTGCTCAACAGGCTAGCGTAGAAGCTCTTGCACGCATGCATAACGTCGATCTTGgaaaatctgaaaaagTGCTAGAAAACTCCATAAAGAAAGCTAAAACCCACGCCATTATGGTTGGAGTGGCCAAACCATCAGTTGGAGACAGAATcaagcaaaagaagaagaagttcagaTATTTATCGAaagcagaaagaagagagaatACCAGAAAGGAAAGGTCGAAAGGATATTCCAGAGGGAAAGCCAAGAAATAA